One Sphingomonas endolithica DNA segment encodes these proteins:
- the truB gene encoding tRNA pseudouridine(55) synthase TruB: protein MHGWIILDKPLGLGSTQGVSAVKRALRDGGYGKFKVGHGGTLDPLATGVLPIAIGEATKLAGRMLDSDKVYEFTVRFGVQTDTLDLEGKEIASSEVRPTLAAIEAVLPRLTGLIEQVPPAYSALKVDGQRAYDLARAGEEVVLASRSVVIHALTVRHPSEGWDLPGESAPTPARDPSLRRGDHGAGRTLEEITLTAHVSKGTYIRSLARDIAIALNTVGHVTMLRRSKAGPFTLGSAISLDILAESGKARALEDKLLPLRAALDDIPALPLAPDQAGLLRQGRVLIGIAADDGQYFALLDESPVALVEVQNHEVRVVRGFNL from the coding sequence ATGCATGGCTGGATCATCCTCGACAAGCCCCTCGGGCTTGGCTCGACGCAAGGCGTGTCTGCGGTGAAGCGCGCGCTGCGCGACGGCGGCTATGGCAAGTTCAAGGTCGGCCATGGCGGCACGCTCGATCCACTAGCGACCGGCGTGCTGCCGATCGCGATCGGCGAGGCGACCAAGCTGGCGGGGCGGATGCTCGACAGCGACAAGGTGTATGAGTTCACCGTGCGGTTTGGCGTGCAGACGGATACGCTGGATCTCGAGGGCAAGGAGATCGCGTCCAGTGAGGTGCGGCCGACGCTGGCGGCGATCGAAGCAGTGCTGCCGCGCCTCACCGGTCTGATCGAGCAGGTGCCTCCAGCCTATTCCGCGCTGAAGGTGGATGGTCAACGCGCTTACGATCTGGCGCGCGCGGGCGAAGAGGTGGTGCTGGCGAGCCGATCGGTTGTGATTCATGCCCTCACCGTCCGTCATCCCAGCGAAGGCTGGGATCTCCCTGGGGAAAGCGCGCCTACTCCCGCACGAGACCCCAGCCTTCGCAGGGGTGACCATGGAGCGGGCCGGACGCTGGAGGAGATCACCCTCACCGCCCACGTCTCCAAGGGCACCTATATCCGCAGCCTCGCACGCGACATCGCGATCGCGCTAAATACGGTCGGCCACGTCACCATGCTCCGCCGTTCGAAGGCCGGTCCGTTCACGCTCGGATCCGCGATATCGCTGGACATTCTGGCCGAAAGCGGTAAGGCACGCGCGCTAGAAGACAAACTCCTGCCCTTGAGGGCGGCGCTGGACGACATCCCGGCCCTTCCTCTTGCTCCCGATCAGGCAGGGCTGCTCCGACAGGGGCGGGTGTTGATCGGGATCGCCGCAGACGATGGCCAATATTTTGCGCTGCTGGATGAAAGTCCCGTTGCCTTGGTAGAGGTTCAGAACCACGAGGTTCGCGTCGTTCGTGGCTTCAATCTGTAA
- the rpsO gene encoding 30S ribosomal protein S15 — MTITAERKDALVKDHGRAEGDTGSTEVQVAILTERIRNLTEHFKTHKKDNHSRRGLLMMVNKRRSLLDYLRKTEGQRYTDLIAKLGLRK, encoded by the coding sequence ATGACGATTACCGCAGAGCGCAAGGACGCGCTCGTCAAGGACCATGGTCGCGCCGAAGGCGATACCGGTTCCACCGAAGTCCAGGTCGCGATCCTCACCGAGCGTATCCGCAACCTGACCGAGCATTTCAAGACGCACAAGAAGGACAATCATTCGCGCCGCGGGCTGCTGATGATGGTCAACAAGCGTCGTTCGCTGCTGGATTACCTCCGCAAGACCGAGGGCCAGCGCTATACCGATCTGATCGCCAAGCTCGGGTTGCGCAAGTAA